The sequence TGCCAAATAGAGAGGGGTGCTTAGAATAATTCAAATTCATTTCTTTCAAGATTGACTCAAACTTGAGTTCTAATTTTGTATCTTTACTTTTTACCTTTTTCATTCTAGCACTTACTTTTCCAGAAGGCGATTCATTATTCTTTATCATATAATCCTCGTATTAATTCATTATATACTGCCAAATCAATATAAAATTTTTCTTTATTAATGCAGAGGTAAGCAAAATAACATTTATATTATTTGTTATTAAAATAGATGGTGACGAATAAGTAAGATAAGAATACGGATTTACCAAATAACTCTATCTTTCTTCTTTTTGCACTTCTTACAAACTAAAAAAGTCTTCTCTGTTTTTGGGTCATAGCAATAGCTAGCAGACCTCTCAATCGGCCTTGCTAGAACTACTCCACACCTAGCACAGTAATATTCCCTCATGCTTTCATGATCCATGCCACTTCGTAATACTTTGGCCTATTATTGAATGTTGCACCCTGGGTACACTGCTTCATTGTCTGACCATCGGCATAGAATCCGTTTGTCCCTATTGTGATTGAGTGAGCCCCTCCTGTTGTTCCAGGGGCCGTTGTGGAAGTCGTTATACCCTGTAAGAATCTATCAATTAGATTTGGCGTTCCGTTGTTACCATCGCAAAGGAGCCACCCAGATGGGATGCTTGACAATGCGCCACTCCATGCAACAATGATCCCTGGAGGCACATATGA comes from Methanofastidiosum sp. and encodes:
- a CDS encoding tail fiber protein, which produces SYVPPGIIVAWSGALSSIPSGWLLCDGNNGTPNLIDRFLQGITTSTTAPGTTGGAHSITIGTNGFYADGQTMKQCTQGATFNNRPKYYEVAWIMKA